One segment of Triticum aestivum cultivar Chinese Spring chromosome 2A, IWGSC CS RefSeq v2.1, whole genome shotgun sequence DNA contains the following:
- the LOC123187921 gene encoding dolichyl-diphosphooligosaccharide--protein glycosyltransferase subunit 4C, with protein sequence MFDDQDLGFFTNFLGIFIFVLVIAYHFVMADPKYEN encoded by the coding sequence ATGTTTGACGAtcaagacttgggtttcttcaccaaCTTCCTGGGGATCTTCATCTTTGTGTTGGTCATCGCGTACCACTTTGTGATGGCAGACCCGAAGTATGAGAACTGA
- the LOC123187922 gene encoding uncharacterized protein — protein sequence MDSSAGGGGVEPARSLEIAAKLLAARDLVGCKRFAEHAVDADPLLPGADELLAVADVHLAAQRLLPSGRPDPLAILQLQPNPDSADVKRAFRRLANLLAPRRNPHPGADTALRAVEEAFAHLSESTSTGAAPAPAAPGGASAAEDTFWTVCPHCCHVHQYERLLVGRSLMCASAGCRRAFVATELPAAPPIVPGTDFYYCAWGFIPMGFPKPADLSTDRKPFFPMPRDSSAPQPASQPAPTDNFGKQNVGNNVGVGHPNANAPPSNAHPGNKSAGGGTVAGPPRGKIKKTAARKKVGGGLKKHASGGVESGIEPSLLGPDWSENAETGHTENSRGININEVAKATDDSMMLHFGADGDIGFDLDVDASDDIMENLQNLPFLREDDNSRRMF from the coding sequence ATGGATTCCTccgccggtggcggcggcgtggaGCCGGCCCGGTCGCTGGAGATCGCTGCCAAGCTCCTCGCCGCGCGCGACCTGGTCGGCTGCAAGCGCTTTGCGGAGCATGCGGTGGACGCCGACCCCCTCCTCCCCGGCGCCGACGAGCTCCTCGCCGTCGCCGACGTCCACCTCGCCGCCCAGCGCCTCCTcccctccggccgccccgatcccctcGCCATCCTCCAGCTCCAGCCCAACCCCGACAGCGCCGACGTCAAGCGGGCCTTCCGCCGCCTCGCCAACCTCCTCGCCCCTCGCCGCAATCCCCACCCCGGCGCCGACACCGCCCTCCGCGCCGTTGAAGAAGCCTTCGCCCACCTCTCCGAGAGCACCTCCACCGGCGCCGCTCCCGCTCCTGCTGCTCCCGGCGGCGCCTCCGCCGCAGAAGATACGTTCTGGACGGTCTGCCCCCACTGCTGCCATGTGCACCAGTACGAGCGCCTGCTGGTGGGGCGCTCGCTCATGTGCGCGAGCGCCGGGTGCCGGCGAGCGTTCGTGGCCACCGAGCTCCCGGCTGCTCCGCCTATTGTGCCCGGCACCGACTTTTACTACTGCGCCTGGGGTTTCATCCCAATGGGGTTTCCTAAGCCCGCTGATCTGAGTACTGACCGGAAGCCGTTCTTCCCGATGCCACGGGATTCATCTGCTCCACAGCCAGCATCTCAGCCAGCACCTACGGATAATTTTGGTAAGCAGAATGTTGGGAATAATGTTGGAGTTGGACATCCTAATGCCAATGCACCGCCATCAAATGCACATCCTGGGAATAAGAGTGCTGGTGGTGGCACTGTGGCAGGGCCGCCTAGAGGTAAAATCAAGAAGACAGCAGCCCGCAAGAAGGTTGGGGGAGGCCTCAAAAAGCATGCTTCTGGCGGTGTGGAGAGCGGCATTGAGCCATCTTTGCTTGGGCCTGATTGGAGTGAAAATGCAGAGACTGGACACACtgagaattcaagaggaattaacATAAATGAGGTGGCAAAGGCAACTGATGACAGCATGATGTTGCATTTTGGTGCGGATGGTGACATTGGGTTTGATTTGGATGTTGATGCATCAGATGATATAATGGAGAATTTGCAGAATCTGCCGTTCCTGAGGGAAGATGACAATTCCAGGAGGATGTTTTAG
- the LOC123187920 gene encoding AP-4 complex subunit mu: protein MISQFFVLSQRGDHIVFRDYRGEVPKGSAEIFFRKVKFWNEDEAEEAPPVFNIDGVNYVHVKVAGLFFVVTTMVNISPSLLLELLQRIARVTKDYLGVLNEDSLRKNFILVYELLDEVIDFGYPQTTSTEALKSYIFNEPIMVDAGRLPPLGPAAMFMQGTKRMPGTAVTKSVVANEPGGKKREEIFVDIIEKISVTFSSSGYILTSEIDGTIQMKSYLSGNPEIRLALNEDLGIGKNSSSTHDYRSSSGGGSVVLDDCNFHESVQLDSFDIDRTLHLIPPDGEFPVMNYRLTQEFKPPFRVTALIEEAGPSRAEVLLKIRADFPANVTANTITVQMPVPSYTMRASFELEAGAVGQTTDFKEGTRRLEWNLKKIVGGSEHTLRAKLTFSQETHGNLTKEAGPVNMNFTIPMYNASKLQVRYLQIAKKSKTYNPYRWVRYVTQANSYVARL, encoded by the exons ATGATCTCGCAGTTCTTCGTGCTGTCGCAGCGCGGCGACCACATCGTCTTCCGCGACT ATCGCGGCGAGGTGCCCAAGGGCAGCGCGGAGATCTTCTTCCGGAAGGTCAAGTTCTGGAACGAGGACGAGGCCGAGGAGGCGCCTCCAGTGTTC AATATCGATGGGGTTAATTATGTCCATGTCAAAGTTGCGGGATTATTTTTTGTAGTAACCACAATGGTCAATATCTCCCCGTCGCTTCTCTTGGAACTTCTGCAAAGGATCGCACGTGTTACCAAAGACTATCTCGGTGTTCTAAATGAAGATTCCCTGAGGAAGAATTTCATTTTAGTGTACGAGTTGCTCGATGAAGTTATT GACTTCGGATACCCACAAACAACTTCTACCGAGGCTCTGAAGTCGTACATATTTAATGAGCCAATCATGGTTGATGCCGGACGGTTGCCACCACTTGGTCCTGCTGCTATGTTCATG CAAGGCACGAAGCGAATGCCGGGTACGGCTGTGACAAAATCTGTCGTTGCTAATGAGCCAGGTGGGAAAAAGAGGGAGGAAATTTTTGTTGATATCATTGAGAAAATAAGTGTGACATTCAGCTCTAGT GGTTATATACTTACCTCTGAGATTGATGGAACCATCCAAATGAAAAGTTACCTTAGTGGAAATCCAGAAATCCGTCTAGCTCTGAATGAGGATTTGGGCATTGGAAAGAATAGCTCTTCTACACATG ATTACAGAAGTTCTTCTGGAGGAGGATCCGTTGTTCTTGATGATTGTAACTTCCATGAGTCAGTGCAGCTCGACAGTTTTGACATTGACAGAACTCTGCATTTA ATACCACCTGATGGAGAATTTCCAGTGATGAACTACCGGTTGACTCAAGAATTTAAGCCACCCTTCCGTGTAACTGCACTAATTGAAGAAGCTGGCCCATCTAGG GCTGAAGTTCTACTGAAAATTCGGGCAGACTTTCCTGCAAATGTCACTGCCAACACAATCACAGTACAGATGCCAGTGCCCTCTTACACAATGAG GGCAAGTTTTGAACTGGAAGCTGGAGCAGTTGGACAGACAACAGATTTTAAAGAAGGAACCAGGAGACTGGAGTGGAATCTAAAGAAG ATTGTTGGTGGTTCCGAGCATACCCTTCGTGCAAAGCTCACATTTTCCCAGGAGACACATG GAAACCTCACAAAGGAAGCCGGACCAGTAAACATGAACTTCACTATACCTATGTACAATGCTTCAAAGTTACAG GTCAGATATCTTCAGATAGCGAAGAAATCCAAAACGTACAATCCATACAGGTGGGTGAGATATGTGACACAGGCCAACTCGTATGTAGCTCGCCTATGA